One window of the Tachypleus tridentatus isolate NWPU-2018 chromosome 10, ASM421037v1, whole genome shotgun sequence genome contains the following:
- the LOC143230405 gene encoding ribonucleoside-diphosphate reductase subunit M2-like isoform X2, with translation MLAFYNPSSSFVHKHKTDKEKEDFQKSCQNSTKIVAENVDAEPLLRENPRRFVVFPIEYPDIWQMYKRAEASFWTAEEVDLSKDINDWEQLKDDERHFISHVLAFFAASDGIVNENLVERFSQEVQVTEARCFYGFQIAIENVHSEMYSLLIDTYIKDTNERMRLFNAIETLPCVKEKADWALTWISHPTATFGERIVAFAAVEGIFFSGSFASIFWLKKRGLMPGLTFSNELISRDEGLHCDFACLLFSHLVNKPSKDRVAEIIQEAVKIEQEFLTDALPVALIGMNCQLMKQYIEFVADHLLLELGFVKVYNVENPFDFMEHISLEGKTNFFEKKVGEYQKCGVMAKREEHKFTLDADF, from the exons ATGCTTGCGTTCTAT aatcCATCTTCAAGTTTTgtacacaaacataaaacagACAAGGAAAAAGAG GATTTTCAAAAATCTTGTCAAAATAGTACAAAAATCGTTGCTGAGAATGTTGATGCGGAGCCCTTGCTGCGAGAAAATCCTAGAAGGTTTGTAGTGTTTCCCATTGAATACCCAGACATCTGGCAGATGTATAAGAGGGCAGAGGCTTCATTTTGGACAGCAGAAGAAGTTGACTTATCCAAAGATATAAATGACTGGGAACAGTTGAAGGATGATGAAAGACACTTTATTTCTCATGTCTTGGCTTTTTTTGCTGCTAGTGATGGGATTGTTAATGAAAACCTT GTGGAGAGATTTAGCCAGGAAGTGCAGGTAACTGAAGCTAGGTGTTTTTATGGTTTCCAAATTGCCATTGAAAATGTTCACTCAGAAATGTACAGTTTGTTAATTGACACCTATATCAAGGATACAAATGAAAG AATGAGGCTTTTCAATGCAATCGAGACTTTGCCATGTGTGAAGGAAAAAGCAGACTGGGCTCTCACTTGGATTAGCCATCCTACAGCAACTTTTGGTGAGCGAATTGTGGCTTTTGCTGCTGTAGAAGGAATATTTTTCTCTGGGTCTTTTGCTTCAATTTTCTGGCTAAAAAAGCGTGGCCTGATGCCTGGTCTCACCTTTAGTAATGAGCTGATCAGCAGAGATGAG GGTCTACACTGTGATTTTGCCTGCTTACTGTTTAGTCATCTTGTCAATAAACCATCCAAGGATAGAGTAGCAGAGATTATACAAGAAGCTGTGAAAATTGAACAAGAATTTCTAACTGATGCTCTACCAGTGGCTTTGATTGGTATGAATTGTCAACTGATGAAACAGTATATAGAATTTGTTGCTGATCATCTACTACTGGAGCTTGGGTTTGTTAAG gtttATAATGTGGAAAATCCTTTTGATTTTATGGAACATATTTCTTTAGAAGGCAAGACCAACTTCTTTGAAAAGAAAGTAGGTGAATATCAGAAGTGTGGAGTCATGGCTAAACGGGAAGAGCACAAGTTTACTCTTGATGCTGATTTTTAA
- the LOC143230405 gene encoding ribonucleoside-diphosphate reductase subunit M2 B-like isoform X1, which translates to MLSVVSPQKLNTRARAKPEHFINDSEVKSTFNKENKNPSSSFVHKHKTDKEKEDFQKSCQNSTKIVAENVDAEPLLRENPRRFVVFPIEYPDIWQMYKRAEASFWTAEEVDLSKDINDWEQLKDDERHFISHVLAFFAASDGIVNENLVERFSQEVQVTEARCFYGFQIAIENVHSEMYSLLIDTYIKDTNERMRLFNAIETLPCVKEKADWALTWISHPTATFGERIVAFAAVEGIFFSGSFASIFWLKKRGLMPGLTFSNELISRDEGLHCDFACLLFSHLVNKPSKDRVAEIIQEAVKIEQEFLTDALPVALIGMNCQLMKQYIEFVADHLLLELGFVKVYNVENPFDFMEHISLEGKTNFFEKKVGEYQKCGVMAKREEHKFTLDADF; encoded by the exons ATGCTTTCAGTTGTATCTCCACAAAAATTGAATACTCGTGCAAGAGCTAAACcagaacattttataaatgatagTGAAGTTAAAAGTACATTCAATAAGGAGAACAAG aatcCATCTTCAAGTTTTgtacacaaacataaaacagACAAGGAAAAAGAG GATTTTCAAAAATCTTGTCAAAATAGTACAAAAATCGTTGCTGAGAATGTTGATGCGGAGCCCTTGCTGCGAGAAAATCCTAGAAGGTTTGTAGTGTTTCCCATTGAATACCCAGACATCTGGCAGATGTATAAGAGGGCAGAGGCTTCATTTTGGACAGCAGAAGAAGTTGACTTATCCAAAGATATAAATGACTGGGAACAGTTGAAGGATGATGAAAGACACTTTATTTCTCATGTCTTGGCTTTTTTTGCTGCTAGTGATGGGATTGTTAATGAAAACCTT GTGGAGAGATTTAGCCAGGAAGTGCAGGTAACTGAAGCTAGGTGTTTTTATGGTTTCCAAATTGCCATTGAAAATGTTCACTCAGAAATGTACAGTTTGTTAATTGACACCTATATCAAGGATACAAATGAAAG AATGAGGCTTTTCAATGCAATCGAGACTTTGCCATGTGTGAAGGAAAAAGCAGACTGGGCTCTCACTTGGATTAGCCATCCTACAGCAACTTTTGGTGAGCGAATTGTGGCTTTTGCTGCTGTAGAAGGAATATTTTTCTCTGGGTCTTTTGCTTCAATTTTCTGGCTAAAAAAGCGTGGCCTGATGCCTGGTCTCACCTTTAGTAATGAGCTGATCAGCAGAGATGAG GGTCTACACTGTGATTTTGCCTGCTTACTGTTTAGTCATCTTGTCAATAAACCATCCAAGGATAGAGTAGCAGAGATTATACAAGAAGCTGTGAAAATTGAACAAGAATTTCTAACTGATGCTCTACCAGTGGCTTTGATTGGTATGAATTGTCAACTGATGAAACAGTATATAGAATTTGTTGCTGATCATCTACTACTGGAGCTTGGGTTTGTTAAG gtttATAATGTGGAAAATCCTTTTGATTTTATGGAACATATTTCTTTAGAAGGCAAGACCAACTTCTTTGAAAAGAAAGTAGGTGAATATCAGAAGTGTGGAGTCATGGCTAAACGGGAAGAGCACAAGTTTACTCTTGATGCTGATTTTTAA